The Elusimicrobia bacterium HGW-Elusimicrobia-1 genome includes the window ATAAAGTAGAGATAAAATTCCTGTGGCGTGACATTGCAAAATGGCCTGTCATTTATTTCATTTTTCCCTTGACACACCCTATGTTATTTAGTACAATGACGACGCTTATCGGGCATAAGCTCGACGAGCGGAATGAAAAAAACAAGGTGGTGAGAACAGTACAGTGAAAGGTAAAGTTAAGTGGTTCAACGACAAGAAAGGTTTCGGATTCATTGCGAAAGAAGACGGATCAGGCGATGTGTTTGCTCATTACAGCGACATTCAGTCCTCCGGCTACAGATCGCTCGTCGAGGGAGACGCTGTCGAGTTTGAAGTGATAAACTCCGACAAAGGCCCCAAGGCGGTCAAAATCCAGAAAATCTAATTTCTGATCGTATAGGCCTAATCAACCCCGCCTCTTGCGGACGCTTAAAAAAGCGCCATAAGAGGCGGGGGTTTTTTATGGGATTTTGGTATAATTCACCGACAATGTTCAAATCTTTTATTGAAAAAATTATCGGCACAAAGTCCGAGCGGGACATTAAAAAGATAATGCCTCTCGTAGAGGAGATTAACTCCTTTGAGGAGGCCGTCGCCGCGCTTTCCGACGACGAACTCAGAAACAAAACCGCCGGATTCCGCGCGATGCTCGACGGCGGCCAAACAATCGACGACATCCTTCCTGAGGCGTTCGCCTGCGTGCGCGAGGCGGCCGGCCGCGCGATAGGGCTCAGGCACTACGACGTGCAGCTTATAGGCGGCGTCGTGCTTCATCAGGGCAAAATTGCCGAGATGAAGACGGGCGAGGGAAAAACGCTGGTGGCGACTCTCTGTGCTTATATCAACGCG containing:
- a CDS encoding cold-shock protein is translated as MKGKVKWFNDKKGFGFIAKEDGSGDVFAHYSDIQSSGYRSLVEGDAVEFEVINSDKGPKAVKIQKI